The following proteins are co-located in the Sandaracinaceae bacterium genome:
- a CDS encoding serine/threonine-protein phosphatase, which yields MRLLASGKTATGPRASNEDCYGIELELGLFVVADGMGAAGDAASRLAVDTVCAHFREAGRRDPLLEFDAAIASAAARIDEDRRSESMAATVAALALFGNGATVAHVGDSRVYRLRRRRIERLTRDHSVVSEMELTLGRPIHHRASHPMGTVVTRALGGGGDARPDVRFLDVASHDRFLLCSDGLTDAILEPDLRPLLARGTPDDASACLVEQALRNGARDNVTVVVVDVMGL from the coding sequence GTGCGGCTACTCGCGAGCGGAAAGACGGCGACAGGACCCCGGGCGTCCAACGAAGACTGCTACGGCATCGAGCTGGAGCTGGGCTTGTTCGTGGTCGCGGACGGCATGGGCGCAGCCGGGGACGCCGCGAGTCGCTTGGCGGTGGACACGGTCTGCGCCCACTTCCGAGAGGCCGGGCGCCGGGACCCGCTGCTGGAGTTCGACGCAGCCATCGCGTCCGCGGCGGCGCGCATCGACGAGGACCGACGCAGCGAGAGCATGGCGGCCACCGTCGCGGCGCTCGCGCTGTTCGGGAACGGTGCCACCGTCGCCCACGTCGGGGACAGCCGCGTCTACCGCCTCCGTCGGCGGCGCATCGAGAGGCTCACACGCGACCACTCCGTCGTGAGCGAGATGGAGCTGACGCTCGGCCGCCCGATCCACCACCGAGCGTCGCACCCCATGGGCACCGTCGTGACGCGCGCCCTGGGCGGCGGTGGTGACGCGCGGCCCGACGTGCGGTTCCTCGACGTGGCGTCGCACGATCGCTTCTTGCTCTGCAGTGACGGCCTCACCGACGCCATCCTCGAGCCCGACCTGCGTCCGTTGCTGGCGCGCGGCACCCCAGACGACGCCAGCGCCTGCCTGGTGGAGCAAGCGCTGCGCAACGGCGCGCGCGACAACGTCACCGTCGTCGTCGTCGACGTGATGGGCCTGTGA
- a CDS encoding sigma 54-interacting transcriptional regulator has protein sequence MNSRSRILPVVGPAAVLYLLAGAAAAPGPLDKGRSLLGVFACGLSLTPLFMRHVVAPGARRVSGVGVLGGIVLAAFLVPDQDALVRLTFLALTMPLVGVRVFHLALVVPDRPGGLLRTAPLASLLAASCAGLGLLGVFPPTELLGDGLLLPEAALRGTPRVFMWAAFAAALLLRAGRRRLGSGPAALASNAWGVMGLVVVVVAIPLITWLLGVGVLVPDPAAEAWTVAILASVLLYGHVAMVDPRRRVYAGAAVRRSVRAALAVGAVTLGFALLRFALDSDEALPAYAWAVAAGLTLAIDGGLAPLVRRALAPYGGRFLDALEVASQRLESVPSLAELGAAVLPALREAAGESDAQPVLYVLEPARVVSIDAAGTPRVQAASLSSRLVDFAFDHPGTLTLVAELEAQAVRRPDLRPLLEALSQYDALALLPLANDGHVDGILVVPRGRRRSALALEEIDAAEAFARRLASTLGAMAGQLRAQARVGQLTQTNEQLLEELHERELRVARLRGSLDLLRAGGSVGGAELPRVAYSPAMRACEAQLGQLAEGRAPLALSAPTGAPVLHLIELVHRLGGRAEGPLVVVDCASVAEGETLVALMGDTHTGDPGWVSHATGGTLALLDAPALSLDAQEALALWLSESALEPPDGDAAAARTTVPPVARPARVLLVTRTDPSTLASRGTLSPALAALVVERIVRVPELSRRAADIPSLTLLSVGVACRRLGREPIGVSQAVVDHVLQNVIEGDVRGLSERIEAGVARAEGPQLTLADLLPAGDTRVAAEPPAPVDRGDGDEGAQAGDQAVTDEWVGTFAELERKILERAMTRAGGNKSEAARSLGLKRTTFLDKLRRLGVSAD, from the coding sequence ATGAACTCGCGCAGCCGCATCCTCCCCGTCGTTGGTCCGGCGGCCGTCCTCTACCTGCTCGCGGGCGCCGCGGCAGCACCCGGGCCCCTCGACAAGGGCCGCTCGCTGCTCGGCGTGTTTGCCTGCGGGCTCTCGCTGACGCCGCTGTTCATGCGCCACGTCGTGGCGCCGGGGGCGCGCCGCGTGAGCGGTGTCGGCGTGCTCGGGGGCATCGTCCTCGCTGCGTTCCTGGTACCAGACCAAGACGCCCTCGTGCGCCTCACCTTTCTCGCGCTCACCATGCCGCTCGTGGGCGTGCGGGTGTTCCACCTCGCGCTGGTGGTGCCAGACCGGCCGGGTGGCCTGCTGCGGACGGCGCCGCTCGCCTCGCTCCTGGCGGCGTCGTGTGCCGGGCTCGGCCTCTTGGGCGTGTTCCCGCCGACCGAGCTGTTGGGGGACGGATTGCTGCTGCCGGAGGCGGCGCTGCGGGGAACGCCCCGCGTCTTCATGTGGGCGGCGTTCGCGGCAGCGCTGCTGTTGCGCGCTGGACGTCGTCGGCTGGGGAGCGGGCCTGCAGCGCTGGCATCCAACGCCTGGGGCGTCATGGGGCTGGTGGTGGTCGTCGTGGCCATCCCCCTGATCACGTGGCTGCTCGGCGTGGGCGTGCTGGTGCCGGACCCCGCGGCCGAGGCGTGGACCGTCGCCATCCTCGCGAGCGTGCTGCTCTACGGCCACGTGGCCATGGTCGACCCGCGTCGACGCGTGTACGCGGGGGCGGCGGTGCGGCGCAGCGTCCGCGCCGCGCTGGCGGTCGGCGCGGTCACGCTCGGGTTCGCCCTGTTGCGCTTCGCGCTCGACTCGGACGAGGCGCTCCCGGCGTATGCCTGGGCGGTCGCTGCGGGCCTGACGCTCGCCATCGACGGGGGGCTCGCGCCGCTGGTGCGTCGCGCGCTCGCGCCCTACGGCGGGCGGTTCCTGGACGCGCTCGAGGTAGCGTCCCAGCGGCTCGAGTCCGTGCCTTCGCTCGCAGAGCTCGGCGCTGCCGTCTTGCCCGCCTTGCGCGAGGCAGCAGGCGAGTCCGACGCGCAACCCGTGCTCTATGTGCTCGAGCCCGCCCGGGTGGTCTCCATCGACGCGGCCGGGACGCCGCGGGTGCAAGCCGCTTCGCTCTCCTCCCGACTCGTGGACTTCGCGTTCGACCATCCGGGGACACTCACGCTCGTCGCGGAGCTGGAAGCGCAGGCGGTGCGACGCCCCGACCTGCGCCCGCTGCTCGAGGCGCTCTCCCAGTACGACGCGCTCGCGCTCCTGCCGCTCGCCAACGACGGTCACGTGGACGGCATCCTCGTGGTGCCCCGCGGTCGCCGACGCAGCGCTCTGGCCCTCGAAGAGATCGACGCCGCGGAGGCCTTCGCGCGGCGGCTCGCGTCCACCCTCGGCGCCATGGCGGGTCAGCTCCGCGCGCAAGCACGCGTCGGTCAGCTCACTCAAACCAACGAGCAGCTCCTCGAGGAGCTGCATGAGCGCGAGCTCCGTGTGGCCCGCTTGCGCGGCAGCCTGGATCTTCTGCGAGCCGGCGGATCGGTCGGCGGCGCAGAGCTCCCACGTGTCGCGTACAGCCCCGCGATGCGAGCGTGTGAGGCGCAGCTGGGACAGCTGGCGGAGGGTCGGGCTCCCCTCGCCTTGTCGGCGCCGACGGGCGCTCCGGTGCTCCACCTGATCGAGCTCGTACACCGGCTCGGGGGCCGCGCCGAGGGCCCGCTCGTGGTGGTCGACTGCGCGTCGGTGGCGGAGGGGGAGACGTTGGTCGCGCTGATGGGCGACACCCACACGGGGGACCCTGGTTGGGTGTCGCACGCCACCGGAGGGACGCTGGCGCTGCTGGACGCGCCAGCGCTCTCGCTCGATGCGCAGGAGGCGCTCGCCCTCTGGTTGAGTGAGTCGGCGCTCGAACCGCCCGACGGCGATGCCGCCGCCGCCCGCACGACCGTTCCCCCTGTCGCGCGTCCGGCGCGTGTGCTGCTGGTCACACGCACGGATCCGTCCACGCTCGCCTCCCGGGGCACCTTGTCGCCAGCGCTCGCCGCGCTCGTCGTCGAGCGGATCGTGCGCGTCCCGGAGCTCTCTCGCCGTGCAGCAGACATCCCCTCACTGACGCTGCTCTCGGTGGGGGTCGCGTGTCGCCGGCTGGGTCGCGAGCCCATCGGGGTATCGCAGGCAGTCGTGGACCACGTGCTGCAGAACGTGATCGAGGGCGACGTGCGAGGGCTCTCGGAGCGCATCGAGGCGGGTGTCGCTCGGGCCGAGGGGCCGCAGCTGACGCTCGCGGACCTGCTGCCGGCGGGCGACACCCGCGTCGCCGCCGAGCCACCCGCCCCCGTGGACCGCGGCGATGGCGACGAAGGCGCCCAGGCGGGCGACCAGGCCGTCACCGACGAGTGGGTGGGCACGTTCGCCGAGTTGGAGCGGAAGATCCTGGAGCGCGCGATGACGCGCGCCGGCGGAAACAAGAGCGAGGCGGCGCGGAGCCTGGGTCTCAAGCGCACGACGTTCTTGGACAAGCTGCGGCGCCTCGGGGTCAGCGCAGACTGA
- a CDS encoding VWA domain-containing protein, whose amino-acid sequence MSRLPHSRARRLPLRLALVLSLSGCGASGSSYESAPETGGAHSPASVEYASTSDGAWGASDGAAAPTGAGGESEGHGAPGRAGGRGDSLSNGWADGTGGLPADVPSAAPSPVPSRTRGAESSRPATEAEARMAPPPPHGGGAADIDVSVTVTLEETVVAPEPPPVVQQQVAPQARVLTAATVGDSDRRGNYLEYVGRRPFEAQRAGFDVSRRVRFRVVDAQGRPFRGAEVTLGGQRGRVGGTTMADGYWDYFPGVLGDVGSDVQATVSANGVQAQVAARIPAAGDGQDVVFRMQGVSARAPQRLDLAFLIDVTGSMEDELRYVNSEVADIVGRIHASSPEVAIRVGATFYRDRTDREPLQEIRFTSDIQGFARTMLGIRADGGGDYPEDMNAGLAAAFGRQTWSEGDAVRVLVVIADAPPQSYQTSFTYVQAMREASRRGIRLLPVAASGADREVEFLFRAMATVTGAPYTYLTDESGVGNPHMEADTDRVAIEYWNDQLTRLVTSDLRGLGMHELIPN is encoded by the coding sequence ATGTCCCGTCTGCCCCATTCTCGTGCGCGCCGTCTGCCTCTGCGCCTCGCCCTCGTGCTCTCCCTCTCGGGCTGCGGCGCGTCCGGCTCTTCGTACGAGTCCGCGCCAGAGACGGGAGGAGCTCACTCGCCGGCCAGCGTGGAGTACGCCTCCACGTCCGACGGCGCCTGGGGCGCCAGCGACGGCGCCGCTGCCCCCACGGGCGCTGGGGGCGAGTCGGAAGGCCATGGCGCGCCTGGGCGCGCCGGCGGGCGCGGCGACAGCCTCAGCAATGGCTGGGCCGACGGCACCGGGGGGCTCCCCGCGGATGTGCCCAGCGCTGCGCCCAGCCCCGTGCCCAGCCGCACGCGCGGCGCCGAGAGCAGCCGGCCCGCGACCGAGGCCGAGGCGCGCATGGCCCCACCGCCACCCCACGGAGGCGGGGCGGCAGACATCGACGTGAGCGTGACCGTCACCCTCGAGGAGACCGTCGTCGCCCCCGAGCCCCCGCCCGTCGTACAGCAGCAGGTGGCGCCGCAGGCGCGGGTGCTCACGGCGGCGACCGTGGGTGACAGCGATCGGCGCGGCAACTACCTCGAGTACGTTGGACGACGGCCGTTCGAGGCCCAGCGGGCTGGCTTCGACGTGTCGCGACGCGTGCGCTTCCGCGTGGTCGATGCGCAGGGCCGCCCCTTCCGCGGCGCGGAGGTCACGCTGGGCGGGCAGCGCGGTCGCGTCGGCGGGACGACGATGGCCGACGGCTACTGGGACTACTTTCCCGGGGTGCTCGGTGACGTCGGCAGTGACGTGCAGGCTACGGTCTCGGCCAACGGCGTGCAGGCGCAGGTGGCCGCGCGCATCCCCGCGGCCGGTGACGGGCAAGACGTGGTCTTCCGCATGCAGGGGGTCTCCGCGCGCGCCCCCCAGCGCCTCGACCTCGCCTTCCTGATCGACGTCACGGGCAGCATGGAGGACGAGCTACGCTACGTGAACAGCGAGGTGGCGGACATCGTCGGGCGCATCCACGCGTCGTCCCCCGAGGTGGCCATTCGCGTCGGTGCGACGTTCTACCGTGATCGCACGGATCGCGAGCCGCTGCAGGAGATCCGCTTCACGTCCGACATCCAGGGCTTCGCGCGCACCATGCTGGGCATCCGCGCGGATGGTGGCGGGGACTATCCAGAGGACATGAACGCGGGGCTCGCGGCAGCGTTCGGGCGCCAGACCTGGAGCGAGGGAGACGCGGTGCGGGTCTTGGTCGTCATCGCCGACGCGCCGCCGCAGAGCTATCAGACGTCGTTCACCTACGTGCAGGCCATGCGAGAGGCGTCTCGGCGCGGTATCCGGCTGCTGCCCGTTGCCGCCAGCGGAGCAGACCGCGAGGTGGAGTTCCTCTTCCGCGCGATGGCGACCGTGACGGGCGCTCCCTACACGTACCTCACCGACGAGAGCGGGGTCGGGAATCCGCACATGGAGGCGGATACCGACCGCGTCGCGATCGAATACTGGAACGATCAACTCACACGACTCGTGACGAGCGACCTGCGCGGGCTCGGCATGCACGAGCTCATCCCGAACTGA
- the hrpB gene encoding ATP-dependent helicase HrpB yields MALPIDDFLASITAALADTGAVVIVAEPGAGKTTRVPRALLEGTRADDGEVWVLEPRRLAARMAAARVAEELGEALGERVGVQVRFETVASARTRLRFVTEGVLLRRLSEDPALDGIAAVVFDEFHERSVASDLGLALVQHARRGARPDLRVVVMSATLDPAPVAAFLAAGVVRVPGRAFPVAVRFADRDDPRPLEERVAAGVRRALAQSPGDVLVFLPGAAEIRRAAERCAEVVQHVGAELALLHGDLPAREQDQAVRAGARRKVILSTNVAESSVTIPTVTHVLDSGLARVLRSTPWTGLSSLVTERVSRARADQRAGRAGRVSAGTCERLYTRHDYDARDAQDAPEVARAELAEALLLLVTLGHDPRRFAFFETPPEAARRAALELLARLGALTVEAETCAATPLGRKLAALPTHPRLGRLLVSANEQGAGARGALLAALVAERDIRRGVGAALGRGGGRARERVEDSDLIDQLEAFEEAEAHGFSGAALRRLELDGAQLQTVRKSRDQLARTLRLPRSPEAPLDEERSALTRAVLLGFPDRVGKRREPGRPAVVFAGGGSGELAPESVVREATFMVCVDVWQKGPRAVVARASAIDAEDLLDAFPDQVESYVQTRFDARLEQVEQVSGLRYEGLVLDESVRRDGQGEEVADCLARAAVSAGLHRFVDMDELMLFQHRVAFARKHGVDAPPVDDERVVEALRLLCAGRRTFADLKGLALVPTLLGMLEPKVQQALFAVAPESVPLPGRARVPLHYEAERDPWIESRMQDFFGLTEGPRVARGEVPLVLHLLAPNRRAVQVTTDLAGFWQRHYPRLAAELRRRYPRHPFPEDPTQRVRAEPR; encoded by the coding sequence ATGGCGCTGCCGATCGACGACTTCCTGGCCTCCATCACCGCTGCGCTGGCGGACACCGGCGCGGTGGTGATCGTCGCCGAGCCGGGGGCAGGAAAGACCACACGCGTGCCGCGGGCGCTGCTGGAGGGGACGCGCGCCGACGACGGTGAGGTGTGGGTGCTCGAGCCCCGACGCTTGGCCGCGCGCATGGCCGCGGCCCGCGTGGCCGAAGAGCTGGGGGAGGCGCTCGGGGAGCGTGTCGGCGTCCAAGTGCGCTTCGAGACCGTGGCCTCCGCGCGCACCCGTCTGCGGTTCGTGACCGAGGGCGTGTTGCTGCGGCGGTTGTCCGAAGACCCCGCGCTGGACGGCATCGCGGCGGTGGTGTTCGACGAGTTCCACGAGCGCAGCGTCGCCTCCGACCTGGGCCTCGCGTTGGTCCAGCACGCGCGGCGCGGCGCTCGTCCGGACCTGCGGGTGGTGGTCATGAGCGCCACGCTCGATCCCGCGCCCGTCGCGGCCTTCCTCGCCGCCGGCGTCGTGCGCGTGCCCGGACGCGCCTTCCCGGTCGCGGTGCGCTTCGCCGACCGCGACGATCCGCGGCCTCTCGAAGAGCGCGTCGCGGCCGGGGTCCGCCGTGCCCTCGCGCAGTCCCCTGGGGACGTCCTGGTGTTTCTGCCAGGCGCCGCCGAGATCCGCCGCGCCGCGGAGCGCTGCGCCGAGGTGGTGCAGCACGTGGGGGCCGAGCTGGCGCTCCTGCATGGCGACCTGCCCGCGCGCGAGCAGGACCAAGCCGTGCGAGCGGGCGCGCGCCGCAAGGTCATCCTGTCCACCAACGTCGCCGAGAGCTCGGTCACCATCCCGACCGTCACCCACGTGCTCGACAGCGGGCTGGCGCGGGTGCTGCGCAGCACGCCCTGGACGGGGCTCAGCAGCCTGGTGACCGAGAGGGTCAGCCGGGCGCGGGCCGACCAGCGGGCCGGGCGAGCGGGGCGCGTGTCGGCGGGTACGTGCGAGCGCCTCTACACGCGGCACGACTACGACGCGCGCGACGCGCAGGACGCGCCCGAAGTGGCGCGGGCCGAGCTGGCCGAGGCGCTGCTGTTGCTCGTCACGCTCGGACACGACCCTCGGCGCTTCGCGTTCTTCGAGACGCCGCCGGAGGCCGCCCGCCGCGCGGCCCTCGAGCTACTGGCTCGTCTGGGCGCGCTCACGGTCGAGGCCGAGACGTGCGCGGCGACGCCCCTCGGACGGAAGCTCGCCGCCCTGCCGACGCACCCGCGCCTGGGGCGCCTGCTGGTGTCCGCGAACGAGCAGGGAGCCGGTGCGCGTGGGGCGCTCCTGGCGGCGCTCGTGGCGGAGCGGGACATCCGGCGGGGCGTGGGCGCCGCCCTCGGACGAGGTGGAGGGCGCGCACGCGAGCGCGTGGAGGACAGTGACCTGATCGATCAGCTCGAGGCGTTCGAGGAAGCGGAAGCGCACGGGTTCTCTGGCGCCGCGCTCCGGCGCCTCGAGCTCGACGGCGCCCAGCTGCAGACCGTGCGCAAGAGCCGCGACCAGCTCGCCCGCACGCTGCGCTTGCCGCGTTCGCCCGAGGCGCCGCTCGACGAAGAGCGCAGCGCACTCACGCGCGCCGTCCTGCTGGGCTTCCCTGACCGCGTGGGCAAGCGCCGGGAGCCCGGACGTCCTGCGGTGGTCTTCGCGGGGGGCGGCAGCGGCGAGCTCGCCCCCGAGAGCGTCGTGCGGGAGGCCACGTTCATGGTCTGCGTCGACGTCTGGCAGAAGGGGCCGCGCGCGGTCGTCGCGCGTGCCAGCGCCATCGACGCGGAGGACCTGCTCGACGCGTTCCCCGACCAGGTCGAGAGCTATGTACAGACGCGCTTCGACGCGCGCCTCGAGCAGGTAGAGCAGGTCAGCGGGCTGCGCTACGAGGGCCTGGTGTTGGACGAGAGCGTGCGGCGCGACGGTCAGGGGGAGGAGGTGGCCGACTGCCTCGCGCGGGCGGCAGTCTCGGCGGGGCTGCATCGCTTCGTCGACATGGACGAGCTGATGCTCTTCCAGCACCGCGTGGCTTTCGCGCGCAAGCACGGCGTGGACGCGCCTCCGGTGGATGACGAACGCGTCGTCGAGGCGCTCCGCCTGCTGTGTGCGGGGAGGCGCACCTTCGCGGACCTGAAGGGTCTTGCGCTGGTGCCGACGCTGTTGGGGATGCTCGAGCCGAAGGTGCAGCAGGCCCTCTTCGCCGTGGCCCCGGAGAGCGTGCCCTTGCCCGGTCGGGCCCGGGTCCCGCTGCACTACGAGGCCGAGCGCGACCCGTGGATCGAGTCCCGCATGCAGGACTTCTTCGGCCTCACCGAGGGGCCTCGCGTCGCGCGCGGTGAAGTGCCCTTGGTGCTGCACCTGCTCGCGCCCAACCGGAGGGCGGTACAGGTCACCACCGACCTCGCTGGTTTCTGGCAGCGCCACTATCCGCGCCTGGCCGCCGAGCTGCGCCGGCGCTACCCGCGACACCCCTTCCCCGAGGACCCCACGCAGCGGGTGCGCGCGGAGCCCCGCTGA
- a CDS encoding RNA polymerase sigma factor, whose product MANTDAADRIAWERSLLRRIRGGERAAFGELYRAYAPVLYRRVLLPKLGAPGAAEDALAETFRTALQKLHTFEDQGLSVYHWLARIASNKAIDMHRVRARTDRALTRLSDLLGPEPPVSLDPFAQVSAREEHAALHTRVQLTLGALNPRYRRAIELRFFEERERQACADALGVKLGTFDVLLLRALRAFRRVWDEPTDGASAELALEDGAG is encoded by the coding sequence GTGGCGAACACGGACGCGGCGGATCGAATCGCTTGGGAGCGCAGCCTGCTGCGGCGAATCCGCGGTGGTGAGCGCGCGGCGTTCGGTGAGCTGTATCGCGCCTACGCCCCGGTCCTCTACCGTCGCGTGCTGCTCCCCAAGCTGGGCGCTCCGGGCGCGGCGGAAGACGCCCTGGCGGAGACCTTTCGCACCGCGCTGCAAAAGCTCCACACCTTCGAGGACCAGGGCCTCAGCGTCTATCACTGGCTCGCGCGCATCGCGTCGAACAAGGCCATCGACATGCACCGTGTCCGCGCACGCACGGACCGCGCGCTCACCCGGCTGTCGGACCTTCTTGGTCCCGAGCCGCCCGTGAGCCTGGACCCGTTCGCGCAGGTCAGTGCCCGGGAGGAGCACGCCGCGCTCCACACGCGTGTGCAGCTGACGCTGGGAGCGCTGAACCCACGCTACAGGCGGGCGATCGAGCTGCGGTTCTTCGAGGAGCGCGAGCGACAGGCGTGCGCGGACGCGTTGGGCGTCAAGCTGGGCACGTTCGACGTGCTCCTGCTGCGCGCGTTGCGCGCGTTTCGACGTGTGTGGGACGAGCCGACTGACGGCGCGTCCGCCGAACTCGCGCTAGAGGATGGTGCAGGATGA
- a CDS encoding serine/threonine protein kinase, which produces MTPPSSGEAPRPSPASLTSGALVGSVIKERYHLVRLIGDGGVGAVYKAADQLLRRFVAIKLLHPTTARKPEAVERFLREARAAAGIGHPNVTDVLDFGEERGQPFLVMEYLRGRSLSHAIAHDGRFSVERACAIATHSLAGLAAAHHRGILHRDLKPANLMLIAQFGDPDFVKVCDFGFATLIGPRSIDDARTLTPARTLVGTPAYAAPERLRGDDKPDPRMDVYSMGVALYEMLAGRRPFDGATFQELSHKVRHDPPPPLRYLRPDMPEVLERIVLKALGKEREDRWSSAEEFAEALVPFGGKQVLRADQPSDSFTMDLLRLRARETEHRDRVKRSDTGDWTQAPGGEARESSVSRGSDRMDTGAQAKSQSLEIDVSFDTAPGLGDADEGARQTERAPAPDVPLRDTHVDAVPVLVMRAFEGRMVLAVLRYVGDRFGQLALRDLLTYLPPLTRDLFAAGVAEHDMVPYDAVLELLERIDATMGRDDLHLVVECGREMADALAPQVSAELGSAPPELLITNFPKLAATRIRGVSFRVSRVGRGYAQLSLDEQGQSTLTGGVCTLGLLEKLLTHAGAEEAEVTMTQCRALGDDDTRFDLTWLG; this is translated from the coding sequence ATGACGCCCCCGTCGAGCGGCGAAGCCCCACGGCCCTCGCCTGCCTCCCTGACCAGCGGAGCCCTGGTCGGGTCTGTCATCAAGGAGCGCTACCACCTGGTGCGGCTCATCGGCGACGGGGGGGTGGGCGCGGTGTACAAGGCCGCAGACCAACTCCTGCGCCGCTTCGTGGCCATCAAGCTCCTGCACCCGACGACGGCGCGCAAGCCCGAGGCCGTGGAGCGATTCCTTCGGGAGGCCCGCGCCGCCGCAGGAATCGGGCATCCGAACGTCACCGACGTGTTGGACTTCGGCGAAGAGCGCGGTCAGCCGTTCCTGGTGATGGAGTACCTGCGTGGACGCAGCCTGTCTCACGCGATCGCGCACGACGGTCGCTTCAGCGTGGAGCGGGCGTGCGCGATCGCCACACACAGCCTGGCAGGTCTCGCGGCGGCGCATCACCGCGGCATCCTGCATCGCGACCTGAAGCCGGCGAACCTGATGCTGATCGCGCAGTTCGGCGACCCGGACTTCGTGAAGGTCTGCGACTTCGGCTTCGCCACGCTGATCGGACCTCGCTCGATCGACGACGCGCGGACGCTCACCCCTGCGCGCACGCTGGTGGGAACGCCAGCCTATGCCGCGCCCGAGCGGCTGCGCGGGGACGACAAACCCGACCCCCGGATGGACGTGTACTCGATGGGCGTCGCTCTGTACGAGATGCTCGCGGGGCGCCGCCCGTTCGACGGGGCGACCTTCCAGGAGCTGTCGCACAAGGTCCGCCACGACCCCCCACCGCCCCTGCGCTACCTGCGCCCCGACATGCCCGAGGTGCTCGAGCGTATCGTGCTGAAGGCGCTCGGCAAGGAGCGCGAGGACCGCTGGAGCAGCGCGGAGGAGTTCGCGGAGGCGCTCGTCCCGTTCGGTGGGAAGCAGGTGCTCCGCGCCGACCAACCATCCGACAGCTTCACCATGGACCTGCTGCGGCTCCGCGCGCGCGAGACCGAGCACCGCGACCGCGTGAAGCGCTCCGACACGGGCGACTGGACGCAAGCGCCAGGAGGCGAGGCCCGCGAGAGCAGCGTGAGCCGCGGCAGTGACCGCATGGACACTGGCGCCCAGGCCAAGAGCCAGAGCCTCGAGATCGACGTCTCGTTCGACACGGCCCCGGGGCTCGGCGACGCGGACGAAGGCGCACGTCAGACGGAACGCGCGCCTGCACCAGACGTCCCGCTGCGCGACACACACGTGGACGCCGTGCCCGTGTTGGTCATGCGGGCGTTCGAGGGGCGCATGGTGCTCGCCGTGTTGCGGTACGTAGGAGACCGCTTCGGGCAGCTGGCGCTGCGTGACCTGCTCACGTACCTCCCGCCCCTCACGCGCGACCTCTTCGCGGCCGGCGTCGCCGAGCACGACATGGTGCCGTACGACGCCGTGCTGGAGCTGCTGGAGCGCATCGACGCCACGATGGGCCGCGACGACCTGCACCTGGTCGTGGAGTGTGGCCGCGAGATGGCAGACGCGCTCGCACCCCAGGTCAGCGCGGAGCTGGGCAGCGCCCCCCCGGAGCTCCTGATCACGAATTTCCCCAAGCTCGCCGCGACGCGCATCCGTGGCGTGAGCTTCCGTGTGAGCCGGGTGGGTCGCGGCTACGCGCAGCTGTCACTCGACGAACAGGGGCAGTCCACGTTGACGGGCGGCGTGTGCACCTTGGGCCTGCTCGAGAAGCTGCTCACTCACGCGGGGGCGGAGGAGGCCGAGGTGACCATGACGCAGTGTCGCGCATTGGGCGACGACGACACGCGCTTCGATCTCACCTGGCTGGGCTGA